A window of the Coprobacter fastidiosus genome harbors these coding sequences:
- a CDS encoding glycoside hydrolase family 97 protein: MRKKLCCCTVAILFLLAGCRSSLQERVLSPDGRIEVVLNNPDGGNLSYSVNVEGESFIRDSRLGFVFKDSLISGPFRISKTEFSSKDEVWTQPWGENKKNRNHYNEMSVCLENEEDVSLVIRFRVFDDGIGFRYEYEHPDKDSLVVMDELTEFDFAQDGRSWSIPANFETYELLYIPQKISEVETANTPITFRTDNGIYASIHEAALYDFPEMTLKKCGERKFKSELAPLPDGTKAHVPGAFKTAWRTIQIAPKAVGLINSSLILNLNDPCVLDSTDWIKPMKYVGVWWGMHLGVESWVINDRHGATTENAKRYIDFAAAHNIEGVLFEGWNEGWESWGGRQNFDYTKPYADFDMDEIAAYAQEKGVRIIGHHETGGNVPNYERQLDKALRWYVDYGVHDLKTGYAGAMPGGYWHHSQYGVRHYQKVVETAAKYRITVNAHEPIKDTGIRRTWPNMMSREGARGMEWNAWSEGNPPSHHEILPFTRLLGGPMDYTPGTFDILFKKTRNSPLRKKWNDLDKGNSRVNTTLAKQIANWVILYSPLQMASDMIENYENHPAFQFFIDFDADCDRSEALVGEPGEYIAVVRQAGDRFYLGATTNENGRTINIPLDFLSPDIKYHADIYADGDNAHWKDNPTDYKIEHRIVTSADTLHMKLADGGGQAVYFRPE, encoded by the coding sequence ATGAGAAAGAAGTTATGTTGTTGTACTGTCGCGATTCTGTTTTTATTAGCAGGTTGTCGGAGTTCGCTGCAAGAGCGGGTCTTGTCTCCTGACGGGCGTATTGAGGTCGTTTTGAATAATCCGGACGGTGGAAATCTTAGTTACTCGGTGAATGTAGAAGGAGAGAGTTTTATAAGGGATTCCCGTTTGGGCTTTGTTTTTAAAGATTCCCTTATATCAGGGCCGTTTAGAATAAGTAAGACCGAATTTTCTTCGAAAGATGAAGTTTGGACTCAACCGTGGGGGGAAAATAAAAAGAACAGAAATCATTATAACGAGATGTCTGTTTGTCTGGAGAACGAAGAAGATGTGTCTTTGGTGATTCGTTTCAGGGTCTTTGATGACGGTATCGGATTCAGATATGAGTATGAGCATCCTGACAAGGATTCTTTAGTCGTTATGGATGAACTGACCGAATTCGATTTTGCACAGGATGGCCGGTCTTGGTCGATTCCTGCAAATTTCGAGACTTACGAATTGTTATATATTCCACAAAAAATCAGTGAAGTGGAGACCGCTAATACTCCGATTACTTTTAGGACGGATAACGGTATCTATGCAAGCATTCATGAGGCTGCGTTATATGATTTCCCGGAGATGACATTAAAAAAATGCGGAGAGCGGAAATTCAAATCCGAGTTAGCTCCTTTGCCCGATGGCACGAAAGCTCATGTCCCGGGTGCATTTAAAACGGCATGGCGCACGATTCAGATCGCTCCTAAGGCTGTAGGTTTGATAAACTCATCTCTTATTTTGAATTTAAACGATCCTTGTGTCCTTGATTCTACAGATTGGATAAAACCGATGAAGTATGTTGGTGTTTGGTGGGGGATGCATCTTGGTGTCGAGTCTTGGGTTATTAATGACCGTCATGGTGCGACAACGGAGAATGCTAAACGCTATATAGATTTTGCGGCAGCCCATAATATCGAAGGTGTTTTATTTGAAGGTTGGAATGAGGGCTGGGAAAGTTGGGGCGGCCGTCAGAATTTCGACTATACGAAGCCTTATGCCGATTTCGATATGGATGAAATTGCTGCTTATGCACAGGAAAAAGGAGTTCGTATTATCGGACATCATGAAACCGGAGGAAATGTCCCGAATTATGAAAGGCAGTTGGATAAGGCGTTGCGTTGGTATGTCGATTATGGAGTACACGATCTGAAAACCGGTTATGCCGGAGCTATGCCCGGAGGGTATTGGCATCACAGTCAATATGGTGTTCGGCATTACCAGAAGGTAGTGGAAACTGCGGCAAAATATAGAATAACCGTAAATGCACATGAACCGATAAAGGATACCGGTATTCGTCGGACATGGCCGAATATGATGTCTCGAGAAGGAGCTCGAGGTATGGAATGGAATGCATGGAGTGAAGGAAATCCGCCGTCTCATCATGAAATATTGCCTTTTACTCGTTTGTTGGGTGGCCCTATGGATTATACTCCGGGAACATTCGATATCTTATTCAAGAAAACCCGCAACTCTCCGTTACGTAAAAAATGGAACGACTTGGATAAAGGGAATAGTCGAGTAAACACGACTCTTGCCAAACAAATTGCGAATTGGGTAATTTTGTACAGTCCGTTGCAGATGGCTTCGGATATGATCGAGAATTATGAAAATCATCCGGCATTTCAGTTCTTTATTGATTTTGATGCCGATTGCGACCGTTCTGAAGCCTTAGTCGGTGAACCGGGAGAGTATATCGCGGTTGTGCGTCAAGCCGGTGATCGGTTTTACCTTGGAGCGACTACGAATGAAAACGGACGTACGATAAACATTCCTCTTGACTTTTTAAGCCCCGACATAAAATATCACGCGGATATTTATGCTGACGGGGATAATGCACATTGGAAAGATAATCCTACGGATTATAAGATAGAACATAGGATTGTGACTTCTGCCGATACGTTACATATGAAATTGGCAGACGGAGGAGGGCAGGCTGTTTATTTCCGTCCGGAATGA
- a CDS encoding GSCFA domain-containing protein: MEFRTIVPCEKLQHQISHRDKILLLGSCFAENIGHLLVAHKFNVKINPTGILYNPVSIADALQMMSDRYQYTVNDIFRDGNLWHSFRHHSRFSHTDPELCINGINRELNAGAEQLHRVSWLLVTFGTAYVYSLRETGKVVANCHKLPASLFDRRRVGVDEMLRGWIPLIERLSDSNPELRIMFTVSPIRHLRDGAHENQLSKSVLLLFVDELCRMYPDRCIYFPSYEIVMDELRDYRFYDAGMTHPNEQAIRYIWERFSEACFSEETRTLNREWERLEKALNHRPLTPDKDTFRDFTVQNLFKLKKIREKYSYFDLSKEIDSLELFLKTL, translated from the coding sequence ATGGAATTTAGAACGATCGTACCTTGTGAAAAATTGCAACATCAGATCTCTCATCGGGATAAGATTTTGTTGTTGGGTTCTTGTTTTGCCGAGAATATAGGGCATTTATTGGTTGCTCATAAATTTAATGTAAAAATTAATCCTACGGGTATTTTGTATAATCCGGTTTCCATTGCAGACGCTTTGCAAATGATGTCGGACCGTTATCAATATACAGTAAATGATATTTTTCGGGATGGTAATCTTTGGCACAGTTTTCGGCATCATTCCCGTTTTTCACATACAGATCCGGAACTGTGTATCAACGGAATTAATCGGGAGTTGAATGCTGGAGCGGAACAACTGCACCGGGTGTCTTGGTTGTTGGTGACTTTCGGTACGGCATATGTGTATTCTTTACGGGAGACCGGAAAGGTGGTTGCTAATTGTCATAAATTGCCGGCTTCGTTGTTCGATCGTCGTCGTGTCGGAGTAGATGAGATGCTTCGGGGATGGATACCTTTGATAGAACGTTTGTCAGATTCGAACCCCGAATTAAGAATTATGTTTACGGTCAGTCCGATTCGTCATTTAAGAGACGGTGCGCATGAAAACCAACTTAGTAAGTCTGTCTTGCTTTTATTCGTGGACGAGTTATGTCGGATGTATCCTGATAGGTGCATCTATTTTCCTTCTTATGAGATCGTTATGGACGAGTTGAGGGATTACCGTTTTTATGATGCCGGAATGACACATCCGAATGAGCAGGCGATAAGATATATTTGGGAGCGTTTTTCCGAGGCGTGTTTCTCTGAAGAGACCCGGACCTTGAACCGGGAGTGGGAACGTCTTGAAAAAGCGTTGAATCATCGCCCTCTTACTCCGGATAAGGACACATTCAGGGATTTTACTGTGCAAAATTTGTTTAAACTGAAAAAAATCCGGGAAAAATATTCTTACTTTGATCTTTCGAAAGAGATAGATTCTCTGGAGTTGTTTTTAAAAACATTATAA
- a CDS encoding bifunctional UDP-N-acetylmuramoyl-tripeptide:D-alanyl-D-alanine ligase/alanine racemase produces MNYKITDIVCILQAKCDIVHECTVSDLLTDSRSLTFPEKTLFFALVTKRNDAHRYIGDLYRKGVRNFVVSSLPEDRKQMADANFLLVKDTLSALQSLAAAHRKRFKIPVIGVAGSNGKTVVKEWLYQLLHEDYNMVRSPRSYNSQIGVPLSVWEIDENTELAVIEAGISKPGEMDKLEAIIKPTFGILTYLGDAHQEGFSSMQEKCIEKLSLFTHSESVIYDGDDPLIVDSAEKMCMGTREIAWSRKDKDRALYISKIVKGEDSTRIDYDYLRFSSSFTIPFVEDASIEDAIHCLAVMLYLGKTGEEIAARMCKLEPVAMRMEVKEGRNGCLIINDSYNSDINSLDIALDFQNRRSAARGMRRTLILSDILQSGMSPDELYRRVAEIVIHKKIDRFIGIGRELLSYKSLFPMETEFYSTTGEFLASGAAECFSNELILIKGSRNYHFEEISEALELKQHETILEVNLDAIIDNYNYYKQKLKPETKIICMVKAFGYGAGSYELAKTLQDRGCDYLAVAVADEGAELRKAGITMPIMVMNPEMNSFRTLFRYSLEPEVYSFKLLDALIYEAERQGIMRYPIHVKIDSGMHRLGFTLEDMPRLSERLKSQTTVMARSVFSHFAGSDEPRFDAFSRQQIALFKECAVAVQSATPQPVMRHILNTSGITRFTEEQMEAVRLGIGLYGISACGMDTDLRTVSTLKTTILQIKELEEDQTVGYSRRGVLTRRSRIAAIPIGYADGLNRHLGNRKGAVVVNGKRAPIVGNICMDVCMIDVTDIDCKEGDRVEIFGEQLPVTEIAEWLQTIPYEILTSVSSRVKRVYYRE; encoded by the coding sequence ATGAATTATAAAATAACAGATATCGTTTGCATTTTACAGGCAAAGTGCGATATAGTACATGAGTGTACGGTATCGGATTTATTAACGGATAGTCGTTCTTTGACTTTCCCCGAAAAGACTCTTTTTTTTGCATTGGTGACAAAACGTAACGATGCTCATCGATATATAGGAGACTTGTATAGAAAAGGTGTCCGTAATTTTGTCGTGAGTTCTTTACCGGAAGACCGGAAGCAGATGGCAGATGCCAATTTCCTTTTGGTAAAAGATACCTTGTCTGCTTTGCAAAGTCTTGCGGCTGCACATCGGAAACGTTTCAAGATTCCGGTGATAGGAGTTGCCGGGAGTAATGGGAAAACCGTAGTAAAAGAGTGGCTTTACCAGTTATTGCATGAGGATTATAATATGGTGCGTTCTCCGCGTAGTTATAATTCGCAGATCGGAGTGCCGCTTTCTGTTTGGGAGATCGATGAGAATACCGAGCTTGCCGTTATTGAAGCCGGAATCTCCAAGCCTGGAGAAATGGATAAGTTGGAAGCGATAATAAAACCGACATTCGGTATTTTGACTTATTTAGGAGATGCCCATCAGGAGGGATTTTCTTCGATGCAGGAGAAATGTATTGAGAAACTTTCTCTTTTTACGCATTCCGAATCGGTTATCTATGATGGAGATGATCCCTTGATTGTAGATTCTGCCGAAAAAATGTGCATGGGAACACGAGAAATAGCTTGGTCGAGAAAAGACAAAGACAGAGCTTTGTATATTTCTAAAATTGTAAAAGGAGAAGATTCGACCCGTATCGATTATGATTATTTGCGTTTTTCTTCGTCATTTACGATACCTTTTGTAGAAGATGCATCGATAGAAGATGCGATACATTGTCTGGCGGTTATGCTTTACTTGGGTAAAACCGGAGAAGAAATTGCAGCTCGCATGTGTAAGCTTGAGCCTGTCGCTATGCGTATGGAGGTAAAAGAGGGTCGTAATGGTTGTCTTATCATTAATGATTCGTATAATTCGGACATTAATTCTTTGGATATTGCCCTTGATTTTCAGAACAGGCGTTCGGCGGCACGGGGAATGAGACGTACGTTGATATTGTCGGATATATTGCAATCGGGAATGTCGCCCGATGAGTTGTATCGGCGTGTTGCCGAGATTGTCATTCATAAGAAGATCGACAGGTTTATAGGGATAGGCCGGGAGCTTTTGTCATATAAATCCCTTTTTCCTATGGAAACCGAATTTTATTCTACTACCGGAGAATTTTTGGCGTCAGGGGCGGCAGAGTGTTTCTCGAATGAGCTTATTTTGATCAAGGGCTCTCGGAATTATCATTTTGAAGAGATTTCGGAGGCTTTGGAATTGAAGCAGCATGAAACGATTTTGGAAGTGAACCTGGATGCAATTATAGATAATTATAATTATTATAAACAAAAGCTGAAACCTGAAACTAAAATTATTTGTATGGTGAAAGCTTTCGGTTATGGAGCGGGTTCGTATGAGTTGGCTAAAACTCTGCAGGATCGGGGATGCGATTATCTGGCCGTGGCTGTGGCGGACGAAGGTGCTGAGTTGAGGAAAGCCGGCATAACGATGCCGATTATGGTTATGAATCCTGAAATGAATAGTTTCCGTACGTTGTTCCGCTATTCTCTTGAACCGGAAGTTTATAGTTTTAAATTATTGGATGCTTTAATATATGAAGCAGAACGACAGGGAATTATGCGTTATCCGATACATGTCAAGATAGATTCGGGAATGCATAGACTCGGATTTACATTGGAAGATATGCCACGTTTGTCGGAGCGGCTGAAATCTCAAACGACAGTGATGGCACGATCTGTATTTTCTCATTTTGCCGGAAGCGACGAACCTCGTTTCGATGCTTTTTCACGTCAGCAGATCGCTTTGTTTAAGGAGTGTGCCGTTGCGGTGCAATCTGCTACTCCCCAACCGGTAATGCGGCATATTCTGAACACTTCCGGAATTACCCGATTTACCGAAGAGCAGATGGAGGCCGTTCGTTTGGGTATCGGCCTTTACGGCATTTCGGCTTGCGGGATGGATACGGACTTGCGTACTGTTTCGACGTTGAAAACTACGATTTTACAAATTAAAGAACTGGAAGAGGATCAGACGGTAGGATATAGCCGACGTGGAGTACTTACACGTCGTTCTCGGATTGCCGCTATTCCTATCGGTTATGCAGATGGATTGAATCGGCATTTGGGTAATCGAAAAGGGGCAGTTGTCGTTAATGGGAAGAGAGCGCCGATTGTCGGGAATATATGTATGGATGTTTGTATGATCGATGTTACGGATATCGATTGCAAGGAAGGAGATCGTGTGGAGATATTCGGGGAACAGTTACCGGTAACGGAAATTGCAGAATGGCTACAAACGATTCCGTATGAAATATTGACCTCGGTTTCTTCCCGAGTGAAGAGGGTATATTATAGAGAATAA
- a CDS encoding IdeS/Mac family cysteine endopeptidase (This family includes IgM or IgG-cleaving cysteine proteases.): MKSICEFYQTAKGFICLLMLFNACLSSCDDDNLLGKTTVDGGVEFCFNLPKTRAIIDEETGRGTFENNDEVGLYADENGSHRYHQLTLQGGHWQPFLKPSDLGKSKVMLTAFYPAPQTPVEPELHVITCAVQTDQSSEEGYLQSDLLGAQHEMIMNNSDKEVSMTFCHLMHRLNISLTGLDTNASDFALEVYGRTQGLFNISAKGSLQPDEDSPEEWIIPHKTGDGRYICLIAPQPVDIGEDRIRIVCNGKTYNYKFSDGIVGDSQNLESGKETNVQLRFTEQSGEPSDGDFAGKKLWLWGVEREGHPLPVFDENTAEYAYIGTPEKFPVGKWFHVLPDDLSTCYLSWQKDYGWYDCDKFNPEAGEDHEGPKDGHMCWAASASNSLHWWMYHNRDYIEEYDKMYPEEDELMASFIRPSYEFNGVLGEDVFTFFRETCQDRAGYAPFGINWFITGYGKNIPYKNMSVANNFKGFFRHAFSKEDVIATTEKPLTKEKFNNIIKRALENKQSLTFSVNSTGGHAMTIWGVEFDEQGIVSALYYVDNNDYYNFEVSGNSIPYQHHRCIRKIVRYQDDIYKPILLGTGTVAITDVGTVDLRRDIWEKWEQSLNR; this comes from the coding sequence ATGAAATCTATTTGCGAATTTTACCAAACAGCAAAAGGCTTCATTTGTCTTCTTATGCTATTTAACGCTTGCCTGTCTTCCTGTGATGATGATAATCTGCTGGGCAAAACTACGGTAGACGGAGGTGTCGAGTTCTGCTTTAACTTGCCGAAGACTCGTGCCATCATTGACGAAGAGACGGGTAGAGGAACTTTCGAGAACAATGATGAGGTGGGACTGTACGCTGATGAAAACGGTAGTCATCGTTACCATCAGCTCACTTTACAGGGAGGACATTGGCAACCTTTTCTCAAACCTTCGGATTTAGGCAAGAGTAAGGTCATGCTTACAGCTTTTTATCCGGCTCCGCAAACTCCTGTTGAACCGGAGTTACACGTCATTACCTGTGCAGTGCAGACTGATCAAAGCAGTGAGGAAGGTTATCTACAGTCGGACTTACTCGGTGCGCAACATGAAATGATAATGAATAATTCCGATAAAGAGGTTTCTATGACGTTTTGTCACCTGATGCACCGATTGAATATCTCTCTTACCGGACTTGATACAAATGCTTCTGATTTTGCCTTAGAAGTGTACGGCCGCACGCAAGGTTTGTTTAATATTTCTGCCAAAGGCTCATTGCAGCCGGACGAAGACTCTCCGGAGGAATGGATTATCCCACATAAAACGGGCGATGGTAGATATATCTGTCTGATTGCTCCGCAGCCCGTTGACATTGGTGAGGATCGAATACGCATCGTGTGCAACGGTAAGACGTATAATTACAAATTCTCGGATGGTATAGTAGGTGATTCGCAGAATTTAGAATCGGGAAAAGAAACCAACGTTCAACTTCGGTTTACAGAACAATCTGGTGAACCTTCAGATGGGGACTTTGCAGGTAAGAAGCTTTGGCTGTGGGGTGTTGAAAGAGAAGGACATCCCCTGCCGGTTTTCGATGAAAACACTGCGGAGTATGCTTATATTGGGACTCCTGAGAAATTTCCTGTCGGAAAATGGTTTCATGTCTTACCCGATGATCTTTCTACCTGTTACCTGTCGTGGCAAAAAGATTATGGTTGGTACGACTGTGACAAATTTAATCCGGAAGCGGGAGAAGATCATGAGGGACCGAAAGACGGACACATGTGCTGGGCAGCTTCTGCTTCTAATAGCCTGCATTGGTGGATGTACCACAACCGTGATTATATCGAAGAATACGACAAAATGTACCCGGAAGAGGACGAGCTCATGGCCTCTTTTATCAGGCCCTCTTATGAGTTTAACGGTGTGCTGGGAGAGGATGTATTCACTTTTTTCCGAGAAACTTGTCAGGATAGAGCAGGTTATGCCCCTTTCGGTATCAATTGGTTCATTACGGGGTATGGCAAAAATATTCCTTACAAAAACATGTCCGTTGCCAATAATTTTAAAGGTTTCTTCCGGCATGCATTCAGCAAAGAAGATGTGATAGCCACCACTGAAAAACCCCTTACAAAGGAGAAGTTCAACAATATCATCAAGAGAGCGCTCGAAAATAAACAATCGTTGACGTTTAGTGTGAACAGCACGGGTGGTCACGCTATGACTATCTGGGGAGTGGAGTTTGATGAACAAGGCATTGTATCAGCCCTCTACTATGTGGATAATAACGATTATTACAACTTCGAAGTTTCAGGTAATAGTATCCCTTACCAGCATCATCGTTGTATTCGCAAAATTGTCCGCTATCAGGATGATATTTATAAACCTATTCTTTTGGGCACTGGTACAGTGGCCATCACTGATGTGGGGACGGTTGACCTGCGCCGTGATATATGGGAGAAATGGGAACAAAGCTTAAACAGATAA
- a CDS encoding fimbrillin family protein, which produces MKKLFLFLTVAALLSGCDHSDEQSPIVETGRIDLRPGIEALTRSPHLDADGSGTFADGDVFSLTISVNGTYTEMKDYMMPSTILNWEDLKLPDATKEVCFAGCYPKHDEEMGSIFVFNVNHAEGEEKDLLLAPAVKVATGSASPINLPFYHAMHNLVIKYKSTDYTDEELNSIQTTLDGIAECKINLVTGEVIDIDILPESYIPQIGKEISTLVVPQAKSSVSLQVCIGGKTHIYELADLPETTDKGQRIIRLDGGKQLEVVLAVNKSGITLSGITIQGWETQGSVSDDITIE; this is translated from the coding sequence ATGAAGAAACTCTTTTTATTTCTAACGGTTGCGGCTCTTCTGAGTGGCTGCGATCACAGTGATGAACAGTCTCCGATTGTTGAAACAGGACGTATTGATCTCCGTCCGGGTATTGAGGCTCTTACGCGTAGTCCGCACTTGGATGCGGATGGCTCCGGCACGTTTGCCGATGGAGATGTGTTCTCACTCACTATTTCAGTCAATGGTACTTATACCGAGATGAAGGACTATATGATGCCCTCTACTATACTCAACTGGGAAGATCTCAAGTTACCCGATGCTACAAAAGAAGTTTGTTTTGCGGGTTGTTATCCCAAGCATGATGAGGAAATGGGAAGTATTTTCGTATTTAATGTAAACCATGCCGAAGGTGAGGAAAAGGACCTGTTGCTGGCTCCCGCTGTTAAGGTAGCGACAGGCAGTGCTTCTCCTATTAACCTGCCGTTCTATCACGCCATGCATAATCTCGTTATCAAGTACAAGTCCACTGATTATACCGATGAAGAATTGAATTCCATTCAAACCACTCTTGATGGTATTGCTGAGTGCAAGATAAATTTGGTGACAGGAGAGGTTATTGATATTGACATTTTACCCGAAAGCTATATTCCGCAGATTGGCAAGGAAATTTCTACACTGGTTGTTCCGCAAGCAAAAAGTTCGGTTTCCCTGCAAGTCTGTATCGGTGGAAAGACTCATATATATGAACTTGCAGATCTGCCTGAAACGACTGATAAAGGACAGCGTATCATTCGTTTGGACGGTGGTAAGCAACTGGAAGTGGTGCTTGCTGTCAACAAGAGCGGCATTACTCTCAGTGGCATTACCATTCAGGGCTGGGAAACTCAAGGTAGCGTGTCGGACGACATCACAATCGAATAA
- a CDS encoding glycosyltransferase family 2 protein translates to MKKVAVIILNWNGLALLEKFLPSVCRYTNPELADIIIADNGSDDNSIAWIQKNHPEVKIMAFPQNYGYAEGYNRAIKALEYEYVVLLNSDVEATPAWIEPLVEYCDKNTDVAACQPKLKAYRQKNYFEYAGAAGGFLDRYGYAFCRGRIFDTIEKDYGQYDSITDIFWATGACLFIRRAEYLNAGGLDADFFAHMEEIDLCWRVHLMGKRIVIIPQSTVYHLGGGTLNASNPRKTYLNFRNNLLMLYKNLPLKEGKSLLFIRRLMDTAAMGKFLLSGEWGNVKAVWKAHIDYRKMKKRYNFQPKTNLLKSFPETNRNITVDYFLRGKKTFEE, encoded by the coding sequence TTGAAAAAAGTTGCAGTCATCATATTGAATTGGAACGGATTGGCTCTTCTGGAAAAATTCCTCCCGTCCGTGTGCCGATATACGAATCCCGAATTGGCGGACATTATCATTGCAGACAACGGATCTGACGATAATTCTATCGCATGGATACAGAAAAATCACCCCGAAGTAAAAATCATGGCATTCCCGCAAAATTACGGGTATGCCGAAGGGTATAACAGAGCCATCAAAGCACTCGAATACGAATACGTAGTATTATTGAACTCGGACGTAGAAGCCACACCTGCATGGATAGAACCGCTTGTCGAATACTGTGACAAAAATACAGACGTTGCTGCCTGCCAGCCAAAATTAAAAGCATACCGACAAAAAAATTATTTTGAATATGCCGGTGCGGCCGGAGGATTCCTCGACCGGTACGGCTACGCTTTCTGCCGGGGAAGGATATTCGACACGATAGAAAAAGATTACGGACAATATGATTCGATAACCGATATATTCTGGGCTACCGGAGCGTGTCTATTTATCCGGAGGGCAGAATACTTGAATGCCGGCGGTCTCGATGCCGATTTTTTCGCGCACATGGAAGAAATCGATCTTTGCTGGAGAGTACATCTTATGGGCAAACGAATTGTAATTATCCCGCAAAGTACCGTCTACCATCTGGGAGGAGGAACACTAAACGCCTCGAACCCCCGAAAGACATATCTCAATTTCAGAAATAATCTATTAATGCTTTATAAGAATCTTCCTCTCAAAGAAGGAAAATCTTTATTATTCATCCGCAGACTTATGGACACGGCAGCAATGGGAAAATTTCTTTTATCGGGAGAATGGGGAAATGTAAAAGCCGTATGGAAAGCTCATATAGACTACCGGAAAATGAAAAAACGGTATAACTTCCAGCCGAAAACCAACCTGCTTAAAAGCTTTCCCGAAACTAACCGAAACATTACCGTAGATTATTTCTTAAGAGGGAAAAAAACGTTTGAAGAATAA
- a CDS encoding lysophospholipid acyltransferase family protein has protein sequence MKKETSENILYFPLYFYFWLHALLPLKILYILSDILFFPMFYIVRYRRKLVYQNMKDSFPEKSEKEIRRMEKAFYHHFCDYIVETIKLLHISDKETRKRVKFHNTEALQEIVDNGGSCLMLLGHYGNWEFVPSVTLWMRKGSVIFAQIYRPLKNKWFDRFFLKLRGRYHSECIAKQDTLRSILRYKSSGRPSITGFMADQTPSPANIHHWVNFLNHDTPVFTGVEKIAHKVGFSVFYFDVEKIKRGYYSVTIREISKNPKETEEFEITNKYMEMMETTILRAPEYWLWTHNRWKHKRS, from the coding sequence ATGAAAAAAGAAACATCCGAAAATATCCTCTATTTTCCGTTGTATTTCTATTTTTGGCTACATGCTCTGTTACCGCTGAAAATATTATACATATTATCCGATATTCTATTTTTTCCGATGTTCTACATAGTACGTTACCGGAGAAAACTGGTATATCAAAATATGAAAGATTCATTTCCTGAAAAAAGCGAAAAAGAAATCCGTCGGATGGAAAAAGCTTTTTACCATCACTTCTGCGACTATATCGTAGAAACGATCAAATTACTCCATATCTCCGACAAAGAGACTCGAAAAAGGGTAAAATTCCACAATACAGAAGCATTACAGGAAATTGTCGATAACGGAGGTTCATGCCTGATGCTGCTCGGACATTACGGCAACTGGGAATTTGTTCCGTCCGTCACTCTCTGGATGCGTAAAGGAAGCGTAATTTTCGCACAAATATATCGTCCTCTGAAAAACAAATGGTTCGATCGTTTCTTTCTCAAACTTCGGGGGAGATACCATTCCGAATGTATTGCCAAACAAGACACGCTAAGAAGTATTTTACGCTATAAATCCTCAGGCAGACCGTCTATCACCGGATTTATGGCAGACCAAACTCCTTCTCCGGCAAATATACACCATTGGGTAAATTTCTTGAACCACGACACTCCGGTATTTACCGGAGTCGAAAAAATCGCCCACAAAGTCGGCTTCTCCGTTTTTTATTTCGATGTCGAAAAAATAAAAAGAGGATATTATTCCGTAACAATCCGGGAAATATCTAAAAATCCGAAAGAGACCGAAGAATTCGAAATTACGAACAAATATATGGAAATGATGGAAACAACAATACTTCGTGCGCCGGAATATTGGTTATGGACTCATAATCGTTGGAAACATAAACGCTCCTGA